The following proteins are co-located in the Bordetella bronchialis genome:
- a CDS encoding ABC transporter ATP-binding protein, which produces MTSIKTTREQRGRTLFHVLRFASRYWRQQPWRMSGILFLALLSTLADVAAPMYAGKLIDAVAGSAVDADGARDAAFSAFWMLVALGVGATLLRQGAYHLVIPFTIGMMRGMAGNAFRHVQRLSSEWHANHFTGSTVRQIGRGMWAADQLNDTLLLALLTSFATLVGATVLLAIYWPVMGLIVGLGSALYLAVTVSLTLKYVEPAASLSNAWDSRLSGAMADSIGCNAVVKAFGAEAREEEHLRRIIDKWDSRTRRTWTRSTLNLGAQGAMLAAMLVAMIGASLYLWVRDQASIGDITFAMAMFFVLQGYLRDVGMDLHELQRAVNDMEELAALDRQPPGVRDLPGAATLSVDAGGIRFENVSFRYGSHETPLFRDFSVDIAPGERIGLVGHSGSGKTTFIKLIQRLYDLEAGRILIDGQDIAKVSQVSLRRRIAIVQQEPLLFHRTLAQNIAYARPDATREQIEQAARLANAHDFIMRLPKAYDTQVGERGVKLSGGERQRVAIARAFLADAPILILDEATSSLDSESEALIQQAMGRLMEGRTTLVVAHRLSTVRALDRLLVMDKGRIVEEGSHHQLMRIEGGLYRKLLERQALDGPGQGRIRDRMLDDEAALDSP; this is translated from the coding sequence ATGACCTCAATCAAAACCACTCGAGAACAGCGTGGCCGGACGTTGTTCCATGTCCTGCGCTTTGCTTCCCGGTACTGGCGCCAGCAGCCCTGGCGCATGTCCGGCATTCTTTTCCTGGCCTTGTTGTCCACCCTGGCGGATGTCGCGGCGCCCATGTATGCCGGCAAACTGATCGACGCCGTCGCGGGCAGCGCCGTGGACGCGGATGGCGCACGCGATGCGGCGTTCTCCGCATTCTGGATGCTGGTCGCGCTGGGCGTCGGCGCCACCCTGCTGCGGCAGGGCGCCTATCACCTGGTCATTCCCTTCACGATAGGCATGATGCGCGGCATGGCGGGCAACGCCTTCCGCCACGTGCAGCGCCTGTCGTCGGAATGGCATGCGAATCACTTCACGGGATCCACCGTGCGGCAGATCGGCCGCGGCATGTGGGCGGCGGACCAGCTCAACGACACGCTGCTGCTGGCCTTGCTGACCTCGTTCGCCACACTGGTCGGCGCCACGGTGCTGCTGGCCATCTACTGGCCGGTCATGGGCTTGATCGTGGGGCTGGGATCCGCGCTGTATCTGGCGGTGACGGTGTCGCTGACCTTGAAGTACGTGGAGCCAGCGGCCAGCCTGAGCAATGCCTGGGACAGCCGCCTGAGCGGCGCGATGGCCGATTCCATCGGCTGCAACGCCGTGGTCAAGGCATTCGGCGCGGAGGCGCGCGAAGAAGAACACCTGCGCCGCATCATCGACAAATGGGACAGCCGCACGCGCCGCACCTGGACGCGTTCCACGCTGAACCTGGGCGCGCAGGGCGCGATGCTGGCGGCGATGCTGGTGGCCATGATCGGCGCCTCGCTGTATCTGTGGGTGCGGGACCAGGCCTCGATCGGCGACATCACCTTCGCGATGGCGATGTTCTTCGTCCTGCAGGGGTATCTGCGGGACGTGGGCATGGACCTGCACGAGCTGCAGCGCGCGGTCAACGACATGGAGGAACTGGCGGCGCTGGACCGCCAGCCGCCGGGCGTGCGCGACCTGCCGGGCGCCGCGACCCTGTCCGTGGATGCCGGCGGCATCCGCTTCGAGAACGTCAGCTTCCGCTATGGGTCGCATGAAACGCCCTTGTTCCGCGACTTTTCCGTGGACATCGCGCCTGGGGAACGAATAGGCCTGGTCGGGCATTCCGGCTCCGGCAAGACGACCTTCATCAAGCTGATCCAGCGCCTGTACGACCTGGAGGCCGGCCGCATCCTTATCGACGGCCAGGACATCGCCAAGGTCAGCCAGGTGTCGCTGCGCCGGCGCATCGCCATCGTGCAGCAGGAGCCCTTGCTGTTTCACCGGACGCTGGCACAGAACATCGCCTATGCGCGGCCGGATGCCACGCGCGAACAGATCGAGCAGGCCGCGCGGCTGGCCAATGCGCACGATTTCATCATGCGCCTGCCGAAGGCTTACGACACGCAGGTGGGTGAACGCGGCGTCAAATTGTCCGGCGGCGAGCGCCAGCGCGTGGCCATCGCCCGGGCCTTCCTGGCCGATGCGCCCATCCTGATCCTGGACGAGGCGACTTCCAGCCTGGACAGCGAGAGCGAAGCGCTGATCCAGCAGGCCATGGGCCGCCTGATGGAGGGCCGCACGACCCTGGTGGTGGCGCACCGGCTGTCGACGGTGCGCGCCCTGGACCGACTGCTGGTCATGGACAAGGGCCGCATCGTGGAAGAGGGCAGCCACCACCAGTTGATGCGCATCGAAGGCGGCCTGTACCGCAAGCTGCTGGAGCGGCAGGCGCTGGACGGGCCGGGGCAGGGGCGCATCCGCGACCGCATGCTCGACGACGAGGCGGCCCTGGACTCGCCATAA
- a CDS encoding Bug family tripartite tricarboxylate transporter substrate binding protein, translated as MHKSIVHAFLTVLGLLFLAPPAANAADQKFPDHPIKFVVPYAAGGSTDVLARILAEALSQELNGSVVVFNQPGGGGGIGTSFVGRSPADGYTWLMATNGTHAINVSLYPSLSYDPVKDFAPVSLVAAVPLVLVVPASSPVKSLKDLIALGRGKPGGLNFGSAGIGSSGHLAAEMLKIEAKMPGSHIPFKGDGPALVDLMSGRLDFSFTNLPAAVNQIRDGRLRALAVTTAQRSAELPDVPTVAESGYPSLQVDPWYGVLVPAGTDPALVNRLSQAIDKALKTPSVRQRIVGLGATPIGTTPAEFAGVIKRDTDKFREVIRISGARAE; from the coding sequence ATGCACAAATCCATTGTCCATGCCTTCCTGACCGTTCTCGGGCTGCTGTTCCTGGCGCCCCCTGCCGCCAACGCGGCGGACCAGAAATTCCCGGACCATCCGATCAAGTTCGTCGTTCCCTATGCCGCCGGCGGCTCCACCGACGTGCTGGCACGCATCCTGGCCGAAGCGCTGTCGCAGGAACTGAACGGCAGCGTCGTCGTCTTCAACCAGCCGGGCGGGGGCGGCGGGATCGGGACGTCCTTCGTGGGCCGCTCGCCAGCCGACGGCTATACATGGTTGATGGCGACCAACGGCACGCATGCCATCAACGTCAGCCTCTATCCCTCGCTGAGCTATGACCCGGTAAAGGACTTCGCGCCCGTCAGCCTGGTCGCGGCGGTCCCGCTGGTGCTGGTCGTGCCGGCCTCCTCGCCGGTCAAGAGCCTGAAGGACTTGATCGCGCTGGGCCGGGGCAAGCCGGGCGGACTCAATTTCGGTTCCGCCGGCATCGGGTCTTCGGGACACCTGGCGGCCGAGATGCTGAAAATCGAAGCGAAAATGCCGGGATCCCATATCCCGTTCAAGGGGGATGGCCCGGCCCTGGTGGACCTGATGTCGGGGCGGCTGGATTTCTCTTTCACCAACCTGCCCGCGGCGGTGAACCAGATCCGCGATGGCCGCCTGCGCGCCCTGGCGGTGACCACGGCGCAGCGGTCGGCGGAATTGCCCGACGTGCCCACCGTGGCCGAAAGCGGCTACCCGAGCTTGCAGGTCGATCCCTGGTACGGCGTGCTGGTGCCGGCGGGCACGGACCCGGCCCTGGTGAACCGGCTGAGCCAGGCGATCGACAAGGCGCTGAAGACGCCTTCCGTGCGCCAGCGCATCGTCGGCCTGGGCGCGACGCCGATCGGGACGACGCCCGCGGAATTCGCCGGCGTCATCAAGCGCGACACCGACAAATTCCGCGAAGTCATCCGCATTTCGGGCGCCCGGGCCGAGTAG
- a CDS encoding aspartate/glutamate racemase family protein, protein MNNDVKRFGVLAPPGNTAMERELPFALPAGVAMNHNRLSRPGSGISADSLLAMADSIGRAASDLAQAYPEIILYGCTSGSFLAGIGREAEVAQRIADLTGIEAITTSTAVVNALRAVSAKRVFMLTPYPKDITRHEVDFLAHYGIETGAWDALECPTSEAIRQVSSEAVRDRLLANRNRIDGCDTVFISCTNLLTMDQIAGLERELDKPVVSSNQASLWAVLRHMKVDTGYRGDRLFQRDGHIEVSRPGPARAAA, encoded by the coding sequence ATGAATAACGATGTAAAGCGATTCGGCGTGTTGGCGCCGCCGGGAAATACGGCCATGGAACGCGAGCTCCCGTTCGCGCTGCCGGCAGGGGTGGCGATGAATCACAACCGCCTGTCCCGGCCGGGATCCGGGATCAGCGCGGACTCGCTGCTGGCGATGGCGGATTCCATCGGGAGGGCGGCCAGCGATCTGGCGCAGGCCTATCCCGAGATCATCCTTTACGGCTGCACCAGCGGCAGCTTCCTTGCCGGCATCGGCCGCGAGGCCGAGGTGGCGCAACGGATCGCCGACCTGACGGGAATCGAGGCAATCACCACGTCCACCGCCGTCGTCAATGCGCTGCGCGCGGTATCGGCCAAGCGCGTATTCATGCTGACGCCTTACCCGAAAGACATCACCCGCCACGAGGTGGATTTCCTGGCCCACTACGGCATCGAGACGGGCGCCTGGGATGCGCTGGAGTGTCCCACCAGCGAAGCGATACGCCAGGTGTCCTCGGAAGCGGTGCGCGACCGGCTGCTGGCAAATCGGAACCGCATCGATGGCTGCGATACGGTTTTCATCAGCTGCACCAACCTGCTCACCATGGACCAGATCGCCGGGCTGGAGCGCGAACTGGACAAGCCCGTCGTGTCGTCCAACCAGGCCTCTTTATGGGCGGTGTTGCGGCATATGAAGGTGGATACCGGCTATCGCGGCGATCGCCTGTTCCAGCGCGACGGGCATATCGAGGTTTCGCGTCCGGGGCCGGCGCGGGCCGCGGCCTGA
- a CDS encoding Bug family tripartite tricarboxylate transporter substrate binding protein, translated as MISRRGILKLAYGSVLVAGASAGRVQASSAPVSIIIPGPPGGGADAIARIVAEKLGPKIGETIIVEARPGAGGLIASNYVKRQAPDGKVLYLSSSMLVTAPAVYPDVQKLDPVADFTPLARLSVNTYLFLAGKQLPVSNVGEFIEYCRANPKKVRIGTVGQGSSSHLAAAYLAKAANLDVIIVHYKGSAPANQDLMGGFIDAKFENLAGTRATLESGKVKILGVSNAERSPLFPDVPTVKESVPGMVVDDFFVIVAPKGMETARAQALGKQLGEVVRMPDVEAKLREQLGAISAPLDPVATAAYMRDSFDRTKKWAAELLGPADLANS; from the coding sequence ATGATTTCACGTCGCGGCATCTTGAAGCTTGCCTACGGTAGTGTCCTGGTGGCGGGGGCCTCCGCCGGACGCGTGCAAGCCAGTTCGGCTCCGGTCAGCATCATCATCCCGGGCCCGCCGGGCGGCGGTGCCGACGCGATCGCCCGCATTGTGGCCGAGAAGCTGGGCCCGAAGATCGGCGAGACGATCATCGTCGAAGCGCGTCCCGGCGCCGGCGGCCTGATCGCCAGCAATTACGTCAAGCGCCAGGCCCCGGATGGCAAGGTGCTTTACCTGAGCTCATCCATGCTGGTCACCGCGCCGGCGGTCTATCCCGACGTCCAGAAACTGGATCCGGTGGCCGACTTCACGCCCCTGGCCAGGCTTTCGGTGAACACCTATCTGTTCCTGGCCGGCAAACAGCTGCCGGTTTCCAATGTGGGCGAGTTCATCGAGTACTGCCGCGCGAATCCCAAGAAGGTCAGGATAGGGACCGTGGGGCAGGGCTCATCGAGCCACCTGGCGGCCGCGTATCTGGCCAAGGCGGCGAACCTGGACGTCATCATCGTGCATTACAAGGGCTCCGCGCCGGCGAACCAGGACCTGATGGGCGGGTTCATCGACGCCAAGTTCGAGAATCTGGCCGGCACCCGCGCCACATTGGAATCCGGCAAGGTCAAGATCCTGGGCGTGTCCAACGCGGAACGCTCGCCGCTGTTCCCGGATGTGCCGACGGTAAAGGAGTCGGTGCCGGGCATGGTGGTCGACGACTTCTTCGTTATCGTCGCGCCGAAAGGAATGGAGACGGCGCGCGCCCAGGCGCTGGGCAAACAGCTGGGCGAAGTGGTCCGCATGCCGGACGTGGAAGCGAAGCTGCGCGAGCAGCTTGGCGCCATCTCCGCGCCCCTCGATCCCGTAGCGACCGCGGCCTACATGCGCGACTCGTTCGACAGGACAAAGAAGTGGGCGGCCGAGCTGCTCGGGCCCGCGGACCTGGCGAACAGCTAG
- a CDS encoding SMP-30/gluconolactonase/LRE family protein, which produces MFQAPRTVQAEVFARYPDALRTATPANEWNRGQPAGLGASSFLEGPSFDRAGVLWCVDIVNGRILNVDRAGNFSIAVEYDGWPNGLKIRDDGLVFIADCRHGIMVHEPGSRAVKPYLPRAGLERFKGVNDLFFARGGDLYFTDQGMTGLHDPSGRLFRLKPDGRLDCLLSNVPSPNGVVMDLHERAVLLAVTRANAVWKVPLSGSGVTKAGLFLPLMGGLGPDGLALDASGGLAVAHAGLGTVWLFDAQGEPLLRVRTPGGLLSTNIAYGGEQNAELFITESASAQIFRVRMPLPGKPLFSHR; this is translated from the coding sequence ATGTTCCAGGCGCCAAGGACGGTCCAGGCCGAGGTATTCGCCCGGTATCCCGACGCGCTGCGCACGGCGACGCCCGCGAACGAATGGAACCGGGGCCAGCCCGCCGGCCTGGGCGCTTCCAGCTTTCTCGAAGGGCCATCGTTCGACCGCGCCGGTGTGCTTTGGTGCGTCGACATCGTCAACGGGCGCATCCTGAACGTGGACCGGGCGGGGAATTTCTCGATCGCCGTCGAGTACGACGGCTGGCCGAACGGCCTGAAGATACGCGACGATGGCCTGGTATTCATCGCGGACTGCAGGCACGGGATCATGGTGCACGAGCCGGGGTCGCGGGCCGTGAAACCCTACCTGCCGCGCGCGGGGCTGGAGCGATTCAAGGGCGTCAACGACCTGTTCTTCGCGCGCGGCGGAGACCTCTACTTCACCGACCAGGGCATGACCGGACTGCATGACCCAAGCGGCCGCCTGTTCCGCCTGAAGCCGGACGGACGGCTGGATTGCCTGCTGTCGAATGTGCCCAGTCCCAATGGCGTCGTCATGGACCTGCACGAGCGCGCGGTACTGCTCGCGGTCACGCGGGCGAACGCCGTTTGGAAAGTACCCCTGTCGGGCAGCGGCGTGACCAAAGCGGGCCTGTTCCTGCCGCTCATGGGCGGCCTGGGTCCCGATGGCCTGGCGCTGGATGCCTCGGGGGGACTGGCGGTCGCGCATGCCGGATTGGGGACGGTGTGGCTGTTCGACGCCCAGGGGGAGCCCTTGCTGCGCGTCAGGACGCCGGGCGGTCTGCTTTCCACCAATATTGCCTACGGCGGCGAGCAGAACGCGGAATTGTTCATCACGGAGTCCGCGAGCGCGCAAATATTCCGGGTGCGCATGCCGCTGCCGGGCAAGCCGCTTTTTTCCCATCGCTAG
- a CDS encoding RraA family protein: MSYASFSDFDRPSPALLERAREFQPAILCDVAGRRGTMHARIRALAPAMKLCGPAFTVEVRPGDNLMLHVALAIARPGDVLVVDGKADQTCALFGELMATQAIAAGLGGLVVDAAVRDLDVLARAPFPIFSAGANPCGPTKGLPGKLSIPVSVGGVSVSPGDLVIGDADGVVVIPRADVETVLDAAEEKVAAEDRRVREIAAGVLISPWLDDALRQAGLPAL, from the coding sequence ATGAGCTACGCATCTTTCTCGGACTTCGATCGGCCGTCGCCAGCGCTGCTCGAGCGCGCACGCGAATTCCAGCCCGCGATCCTTTGCGACGTGGCGGGCCGCCGCGGCACCATGCATGCGCGTATCCGCGCGCTGGCTCCCGCCATGAAGCTGTGCGGCCCGGCGTTCACGGTCGAAGTCCGCCCGGGCGACAACCTGATGCTGCATGTGGCCCTGGCCATCGCCCGCCCCGGCGACGTGCTGGTCGTCGATGGAAAAGCCGACCAGACCTGCGCGCTTTTCGGCGAGCTCATGGCCACCCAGGCCATCGCCGCCGGACTCGGGGGGCTGGTCGTGGACGCCGCGGTACGCGACCTGGATGTGCTGGCGCGCGCGCCTTTCCCGATCTTCTCCGCGGGCGCGAATCCTTGCGGCCCGACCAAGGGCCTGCCCGGCAAATTGAGCATCCCCGTTTCCGTGGGGGGTGTCAGCGTCAGTCCCGGGGACCTGGTGATCGGCGATGCCGACGGCGTGGTCGTGATTCCCCGGGCCGATGTCGAAACCGTGCTGGACGCGGCGGAAGAGAAGGTCGCGGCCGAAGACCGGCGTGTGCGGGAAATCGCCGCGGGCGTACTGATTTCGCCCTGGCTGGACGATGCCCTGAGGCAGGCGGGCCTGCCGGCCTTGTAG
- a CDS encoding aminotransferase class I/II-fold pyridoxal phosphate-dependent enzyme, with protein sequence MPTHPQILADRLGHVKPSASVAAKARADAMRAAGRDITDFTLGEPDFPTPAHIVRAGMAALESGHTRYTASAGTAALRKAIAGKLKRENALEFAMDEIVVGSGAKHVIFNALMATVNEGDEVIVPAPYWVSYPEMVLIHGGIPVIAECPAAAGFKLTAPQLDAAITARTRWVILNSPGNPTGAVYGPAELRALADVLLRHPHVRILTDEIYEHFVYGHARHACILNVEPELRARTLLVNGLSKSHAMTGWRIGYGCGPAALIKAITLLITQSTTCATAAAQAAAAEALDGPQQCVREAARRFEDRRDRMVERLNAIDGIACDSPDGAFYVFACVAGLLGRRTRDGHVLKTDVDVADFLREEAGVVAIDGSSYGMSPFLRFSFATSMEEIDRGCSGIAAAVARLEP encoded by the coding sequence ATGCCTACACACCCACAGATCCTCGCCGACCGGCTCGGCCACGTGAAACCGTCGGCCAGCGTCGCCGCGAAAGCACGCGCCGACGCGATGCGCGCGGCGGGCCGGGACATCACGGACTTCACGCTGGGCGAGCCCGACTTTCCCACGCCCGCCCATATCGTGCGGGCAGGCATGGCGGCGCTGGAAAGCGGCCACACCCGCTACACGGCGTCCGCGGGCACCGCCGCGCTGCGCAAGGCGATCGCGGGCAAGCTGAAGCGTGAAAACGCGCTTGAATTCGCCATGGATGAGATCGTCGTGGGGAGCGGCGCGAAGCACGTGATCTTCAATGCCTTGATGGCCACCGTCAATGAAGGCGACGAGGTGATCGTACCGGCGCCCTACTGGGTGTCGTACCCAGAGATGGTCCTGATCCACGGCGGCATTCCGGTGATAGCGGAATGCCCGGCGGCCGCCGGCTTCAAGCTGACCGCCCCACAGCTGGACGCCGCGATCACCGCCAGAACACGCTGGGTGATACTGAACTCGCCCGGCAATCCGACCGGGGCGGTCTACGGCCCCGCCGAACTGCGTGCCTTGGCCGACGTGCTGCTGCGGCACCCGCATGTGCGCATACTGACGGACGAGATCTATGAACATTTCGTCTATGGGCATGCCAGGCATGCCTGCATCCTGAACGTCGAACCGGAACTCCGCGCCCGCACGCTGCTGGTCAACGGGCTGTCGAAATCGCACGCGATGACGGGGTGGCGCATCGGCTATGGCTGCGGGCCCGCCGCGCTCATTAAGGCCATCACGCTGCTGATCACTCAAAGCACAACCTGCGCGACCGCGGCCGCCCAGGCCGCCGCGGCGGAGGCGCTGGACGGCCCGCAGCAATGCGTGCGCGAGGCGGCAAGGCGCTTCGAGGACCGCAGGGACCGGATGGTCGAACGGCTGAACGCCATCGACGGCATCGCCTGCGACAGCCCGGATGGCGCGTTCTACGTGTTCGCCTGCGTGGCGGGCCTGCTGGGACGCCGCACGCGCGACGGCCACGTCCTGAAGACCGATGTCGACGTGGCGGACTTCCTGCGGGAGGAAGCGGGAGTCGTGGCCATCGATGGCAGCTCCTACGGCATGTCGCCCTTCCTGCGCTTTTCCTTCGCCACATCGATGGAGGAGATCGATCGCGGTTGCAGCGGGATCGCGGCGGCGGTCGCCCGGCTCGAACCTTGA
- a CDS encoding LysR family transcriptional regulator, protein MTTFRELEAFVAVADMGSFEKAARHLGTSQSGVSRLIREFEQGYAQPLFSRDRRAAQLTAKGQEVLLHARGILRQRTDLMERFGGSTLYAPTLRLGVTELSAVTWLGSFIAKLKARYPRLRLDLKVGSSFGLHALMRDGQLDAAVVMESVRSHDMVRLPVGVAKCGWFCAADAPLPASMKLSEFERQTVLLQGRAQGGGTQVEDWLAERGVKLASSIQSDSLAALAGICAAGLGIASLPRAVASQGMASGLLREVRIPIGAPSLPYTLLMRVAPMTAFHSTVADLARKTCDFNTALAPAKAD, encoded by the coding sequence ATGACCACCTTCCGGGAGCTCGAAGCCTTCGTCGCCGTTGCCGACATGGGGTCTTTTGAAAAGGCCGCGCGGCATCTCGGTACGTCGCAATCCGGCGTCTCGCGCCTGATCCGCGAATTCGAGCAAGGCTACGCACAGCCGCTGTTCAGCCGCGACCGCCGCGCGGCGCAATTGACCGCGAAGGGCCAGGAGGTCCTGCTGCACGCGCGCGGCATCCTGCGGCAGCGCACGGACCTGATGGAGCGTTTCGGCGGTTCGACGCTTTACGCGCCCACGCTCAGGCTGGGCGTGACCGAGCTGTCCGCCGTGACCTGGCTGGGATCGTTCATCGCGAAGCTGAAGGCACGCTATCCCCGGCTGCGCCTCGATTTGAAAGTCGGATCGTCGTTCGGCCTGCACGCGCTGATGCGGGATGGGCAACTGGATGCGGCGGTGGTCATGGAGTCGGTCCGCTCCCACGATATGGTCCGCTTGCCGGTCGGCGTCGCCAAATGCGGCTGGTTCTGCGCGGCGGATGCGCCGCTGCCGGCTTCCATGAAGCTCTCGGAGTTCGAGCGGCAGACCGTGCTGCTGCAAGGGCGGGCGCAGGGGGGCGGGACGCAGGTCGAGGACTGGCTGGCGGAGCGGGGCGTCAAGCTGGCCAGCTCGATCCAAAGCGACAGCCTTGCCGCGCTTGCCGGCATCTGCGCCGCGGGCCTGGGCATCGCCAGCCTGCCGCGGGCGGTGGCGTCCCAGGGTATGGCGTCCGGCCTGCTCAGGGAAGTGAGAATCCCCATCGGGGCCCCGAGCCTGCCGTACACGCTGCTGATGCGGGTGGCGCCCATGACGGCGTTCCACTCGACCGTCGCCGATCTCGCCCGCAAGACCTGCGATTTCAACACGGCGCTGGCGCCGGCCAAGGCCGATTGA
- a CDS encoding LysR family transcriptional regulator yields MLTIKQLQAFYWVARLGTLNRAAEKLHITQSAVTKRLQEVEAAAAGPLFEEDGRRRQLTRLGRELEAECERLFDRLQALENLKRSGAPPARVFKVGLTEVVALTWFPDFLKRMKALYPSIIVQPEIDLSLTLHEKVERGALDFAILPDHRPSEGVVKLGVGDVKFGWFSAPGMFAPDAVHPLQALAEKPVIEQSAHSVITLVCGRIWESAGLRPDRIYGGNNIQALAGLVAAGVGIGCLPVQLFRSELRAGSLALVKTSVPAPTVTYACYFPHYPDSALGREVAEVARQSSTFVRRDVPGRRARRG; encoded by the coding sequence ATGCTGACCATCAAACAGTTGCAAGCGTTCTACTGGGTCGCCAGGCTGGGCACATTGAACCGGGCCGCCGAAAAGCTGCACATTACCCAGTCGGCCGTGACCAAGCGCCTGCAAGAGGTCGAGGCCGCGGCCGCGGGGCCGTTGTTCGAGGAAGACGGCCGCAGGCGCCAGCTGACGCGGCTGGGCCGCGAGCTCGAGGCCGAGTGCGAACGTCTGTTCGACCGGCTCCAGGCGCTCGAGAACCTGAAGCGCTCCGGCGCCCCGCCGGCCCGCGTCTTCAAGGTCGGGCTGACCGAGGTGGTCGCCCTGACGTGGTTCCCCGATTTCTTGAAACGGATGAAGGCCTTGTATCCGTCGATCATCGTGCAACCGGAAATCGATCTTTCCCTGACCTTGCACGAAAAGGTCGAGCGGGGCGCCCTGGACTTTGCCATCCTGCCTGACCACCGGCCGTCGGAAGGCGTCGTGAAACTGGGCGTGGGGGATGTGAAGTTCGGGTGGTTTTCCGCCCCGGGCATGTTCGCGCCGGATGCCGTGCATCCCTTGCAGGCGCTTGCCGAGAAGCCGGTGATCGAACAATCCGCGCATTCCGTCATCACGCTGGTGTGCGGCCGGATCTGGGAGAGCGCCGGCCTGCGGCCTGACCGCATCTACGGCGGCAACAATATCCAGGCCCTGGCCGGCCTGGTGGCGGCCGGCGTCGGCATCGGCTGCCTGCCCGTGCAGCTTTTTCGAAGTGAACTGCGCGCCGGCAGTCTCGCGCTGGTCAAGACCTCGGTGCCGGCGCCGACCGTGACCTACGCCTGTTATTTCCCCCACTATCCCGATTCCGCGCTCGGCCGCGAGGTCGCGGAAGTGGCGCGGCAGTCCAGTACCTTCGTGCGGCGCGACGTGCCGGGCAGGCGCGCCCGCCGGGGATAG
- a CDS encoding Bug family tripartite tricarboxylate transporter substrate binding protein: MNKYGSAALLALALGTAVTASQAAESYPSRPINLVVPFPAGGVVDVVARMVGQKMAGALGASIVVENKPGAGGTIGAAYVSKAAPDGYTLLLGGSATQVFGPALYKNLPYDARTAFAPVGQISSGPLVLVVGSTVKANTVPELVSYLKGQQDKAFYGSNGNGTFPQLAAELFKQANGLSTAHIPYNGGPAAMTALVAGDIAFSINHIPVVQGLVKGGKIRALATTGAKRSVAFPDLPTMQEAGMPGFEAGAWWGLFAPAGTPASAVDKLNMALKAALEDKAVQASLAAQGDEVLYSSPQDFGRFVQAETRKWTQVVKSADLKID; the protein is encoded by the coding sequence ATGAACAAATACGGATCGGCCGCCCTGCTCGCGCTGGCATTGGGCACGGCCGTCACGGCCAGTCAGGCGGCGGAATCCTATCCCAGCCGCCCGATCAATCTGGTCGTGCCCTTTCCGGCCGGCGGCGTGGTCGACGTGGTCGCGCGCATGGTGGGCCAGAAAATGGCGGGCGCGCTCGGCGCATCCATCGTCGTCGAGAACAAGCCCGGCGCGGGCGGCACGATAGGCGCGGCCTACGTATCCAAGGCCGCGCCCGACGGCTACACCTTGCTGCTGGGCGGCTCGGCCACGCAAGTGTTCGGTCCCGCCCTTTATAAGAACCTGCCCTACGACGCCCGCACCGCCTTCGCTCCTGTCGGGCAGATCAGTTCCGGGCCGCTGGTGCTGGTCGTGGGATCCACGGTAAAGGCGAATACCGTGCCGGAACTCGTTTCCTATCTGAAGGGCCAGCAGGACAAGGCTTTCTATGGCAGCAATGGCAACGGCACCTTCCCCCAGTTGGCCGCCGAGCTCTTCAAGCAGGCCAACGGCCTGTCCACGGCCCATATTCCCTACAACGGCGGACCTGCCGCCATGACGGCCCTGGTCGCCGGGGACATCGCGTTTTCCATCAACCATATCCCGGTGGTACAGGGCCTGGTCAAGGGTGGGAAGATACGCGCGCTGGCGACCACGGGCGCTAAACGGTCCGTGGCTTTTCCCGATCTGCCCACCATGCAGGAAGCCGGCATGCCAGGTTTCGAGGCTGGCGCCTGGTGGGGCCTGTTCGCGCCCGCCGGCACGCCCGCATCCGCCGTCGATAAACTGAACATGGCATTGAAGGCCGCGCTGGAAGACAAGGCCGTGCAGGCCAGCCTGGCGGCGCAGGGTGACGAGGTCTTGTACAGCTCGCCGCAGGACTTTGGCCGCTTCGTCCAGGCCGAGACCAGGAAGTGGACCCAGGTGGTGAAGTCGGCCGACCTGAAGATCGACTAG